The following are encoded in a window of Rosa chinensis cultivar Old Blush chromosome 4, RchiOBHm-V2, whole genome shotgun sequence genomic DNA:
- the LOC112197638 gene encoding serine carboxypeptidase-like 34 — MALKLGLVRSLLVITLCVAASVPTQTGARSSWTSDYDVEVQKADRVIGLPGQPPVKFDQYAGYVTVNETHGRALFYWFFEAVKSPHKKPLVLWLNGGPGCSSIGYGAAEEVGPFFPQNGAKPKLKYNPYTWNNAANLLFLESPVGVGFSYTNTTNDIKELGDTITADDSYNFLINWFKRFPQFKSHDFYITGESYAGHYVPQLSELIFDRNKKASKENYINFKGFMIGNAAIDEESDQKGLIDYAWDHAVISDRLYSDIRRECNFSEQNVSKECNKLMDEYFEVYKIIDMYSLYTPICVNDNKTLSVPTNQQHFRAIEGAPALFSRAEGRGKRPEGYDPCASDYTYLYLNNPEVQKALHANVTGISYPWIHCSDNITFWKDAPPSVLPVIRKLVEGGLRVWVYSGDTDGRVPVTSTRYALKKLGLKIKQDWTPWYNSKQVGGWTVAYDGLMFVTIRGAGHEVPVFAPRQALLLLEHFLADRSLPPKPF; from the exons ATGGCTCTGAAACTTGGTCTTGTTCGGTCTCTTCTGGTTATTACTTTGTGCGTAGCAGCATCAGTCCCTACGCAAACTGGAGCAAGATCATCATGGACATCAGATTATGATGTTGAGGTACAGAAAGCAGACAGAGTGATCGGACTGCCGGGTCAGCCTCCTGTGAAGTTCGACCAATACGCAGGCTACGTAACCGTCAACGAAACTCACGGAAGAGCCCTCTTCTACTGGTTCTTTGAAGCAGTCAAAAGCCCTCACAAAAAACCACTCGTCCTTTGGCTCAATGGAG GTCCAGGATGTTCCTCAATTGGGTATGGAGCAGCAGAGGAGGTAGGCCCTTTCTTCCCTCAAAACGGCGCCAAACCTAAGCTCAAGTACAACCCTTACACCTGGAACAATG CTGCCAATTTATTGTTTTTGGAGTCTCCTGTGGGTGTCGGATTTTCTTACACCAATACTACCAATGATATCAAGGAACTAGGGGACACCATTACAG CTGACGATTCATACAATTTTCTCATCAACTGGTTTAAAAGGTTTCCACAGTTCAAGTCCCATGACTTCTATATCACTGGAGAAAGCTATGCAG GGCACTATGTTCCACAACTGTCTGAGCTCATTTTCGACCGTAACAAAAAAGCATCCAAGGAGAACTATATAAACTTCAAGGGATTCATG ATTGGTAATGCAGCAATAGACGAGGAATCAGATCAGAAAGGATTGATTGATTATGCGTGGGATCACGCGGTGATTTCTGATCGGCTGTACAGTGACATTAGGAGGGAATGCAACTTCAGTGAGCAAAACGTATCCAAAGAGTGCAATAAGCTGATGGATGAGTACTTTGAGGTGTACAAAATCATAGACATGTACAGCTTGTACACTCCCATTTGTGTCAATGATAATAAAACTCTGTCTGTCCCCACCAATCAGCAACACTTCCGCGCCATTGAAGGAGCTCCCGCTTTGTTTTCTAGAGCT gAAGGACGGGGCAAAAGACCAGAAGGGTATGACCCTTGTGCATCAGATTACACTTATTTGTACTTGAACAATCCAGAAGTCCAAAAGGCTCTGCATGCCAATGTCACCGGCATTTCCTATCCGTGGATTCACTGCAGTGATAACATCACCTTCTGGAAGGATGCACCACCATCAGTTCTTCCTGTGATTCGAAAGCTTGTAGAAGGTGGTCTCCGCGTCTGGGTTTATAG TGGTGATACTGATGGCAGAGTTCCAGTGACATCAACCAGATATGCGTTGAAGAAACTCGGATTGAAGATCAAGCAAGATTGGACTCCTTGGTACAATAGCAAACAG GTTGGCGGATGGACAGTTGCATACGACGGTCTTATGTTTGTGACAATTAGAGGCGCAGGTCATGAAGTTCCAGTTTTTGCACCAAGGCAGGCTCTCCTCCTCTTAGAACACTTCTTGGCTGATAGGAGTCTCCCACCAAaaccattttaa
- the LOC112197639 gene encoding porphobilinogen deaminase, chloroplastic, translated as MEALPSFARVGSVSVVDFSLPSLKTRAFPNCIRKQSLGITRASVAVETQNPKVALIKIGTRGSPLALAQAYQTKDKLIASHPQLAEEGAIEIVIIKTTGDKILSQPLADIGGKGLFTKEIDEALINGDIDIAVHSMKDVPTYLPDKTILPCNLPREDVRDAFICLTASSLAELPAGSVIGTASLRRKSQILHRYPSLKVEENFRGNVQTRLKKLNEKVVQATLLALAGLKRLNMTENVTSILSLDEMLPAVAQGAIGIACRSNDDKMAEYIDKLNHEETRLAVACERAFLLTLDGSCRTPIAGYASKDADGSCIFKGLVASPDGTRVLETSRKGPYAYEEMMEMGKDAGQELLKLAGPGFFGC; from the exons ATGGAGGCTCTTCCTAGCTTTGCACGAGTTGGGTCCGTCTCTGTTGTTGACTTCTCTTTACCATCCCTCAAGACTCGAGCTTTCCCAAATTGCATCAGAAAACAAAGCCTGGGGATCACACGAGCCTCTGTCGCAGTTGAGACCCAGAATCCCAAAGTGGCTCTAATCAAAATTGGCACCAGAGGAAG CCCACTAGCACTTGCTCAAGCTTATCAGACAAAAGACAAGCTCATTGCGTCGCATCCCCAGCTAGCTGAAGAGGGGGCAATTGAAATCGTCATTATCAAAACTACTGGTGATAAAATACTAAGCCAACCCCTTGCAGACATAGGCGGGAAGGGACTGTTCACTAAGGAAATCGATGAAGCTTTGATAAATGGTGATATTGACATTGCGGTACACTCGATGAAAGATGTACCTACTTATTTACCAGACAAGACGATTTTGCCTTGTAACCTTCCCCGTGAGGATGTTCGTGATGCATTTATATGCTTAACTGCATCGTCACTAGCAGAGCTGCCAGCTGGGAGTGTTATTGGTACTGCATCACTTAGAAGAAAGTCGCAGATACTCCATAGATATCCCTCCCTCAAA GTGGAGGAAAACTTTAGGGGTAATGTCCAGACTAGATTGAAAAAGCTTAATGAGAAGGTAGTCCAAGCTACCTTATTGGCGTTAGCTGGGCTCAAACGCCTAAATATGACAGAGAATGTAACTTCCATTCTCTCACTAGACGAAATGCTTCCCGCTGTTGCCCAAGGGGCAATTGGAATTGCCTGCCGAAGCAATGATGATAAAATG GCTGAGTACATAGATAAACTGAATCATGAAGAAACAAGACTAGCAGTTGCATGTGAGAGGGCATTTCTTTTGACCCTGGATGGGTCTTGCCGAACTCCTATTGCTGGATATGCCAGCAAAGATGCTGATGGTAGCTGCATATTTAAAGGCTTGGTAGCTTCCCCTGATGGAACCCGCG TACTTGAGACGTCTAGGAAAGGCCCATACGCTTACGAAGAGATGATGGAGATGGGTAAGGATGCAGGGCAGGAACTTCTTAAACTGGCAGGTCCTGGTTTCTTTGGTTGTTAA
- the LOC112200187 gene encoding nicotinamidase 2 → MAMASSSTSYKEYEIRKRNPNPKVAALLVIDMQNYFAAMAKPILQNLLTTIRLCRRASIPVIFTRHSHKSPSDYGMLDEWWNGDLVFDGTPESQLMPELDRGPHQDHVVDKNTYSAFRGTGLEDYLKERGVQEVIVTGVMTNLCCETTAREAFLRGFRVFFSTDATATSDEELHEATLKNLAYGFAYLVDCNRLDQAL, encoded by the coding sequence ATGGCTATGGCTTCCTCCTCGACCTCGTACAAAGAGTACGAGATCAGAAAAAGAAACCCAAACCCGAAAGTGGCTGCCCTTTTAGTCATCGACATGCAGAACTACTTCGCCGCCATGGCTAAGCCTATCCTCCAAAACCTCCTCACCACCATCCGTCTCTGCCGACGCGCTTCCATCCCCGTCATCTTCACGCGCCACTCCCACAAGTCCCCCTCCGACTATGGCATGCTGGACGAGTGGTGGAACGGCGACCTCGTCTTCGACGGGACTCCCGAGTCCCAGCTGATGCCCGAGCTCGACCGCGGGCCCCACCAGGACCACGTCGTCGACAAGAACACCTACAGCGCCTTCCGCGGCACGGGCCTCGAGGACTATTTGAAGGAGAGGGGCGTCCAGGAGGTCATCGTCACCGGCGTCATGACCAACTTGTGCTGCGAAACGACGGCGCGTGAGGCCTTCCTCCGGGGCTTCAGAGTGTTCTTTTCTACGGACGCCACTGCCACTTCGGATGAAGAGCTGCACGAGGCCACCTTGAAGAACTTGGCCTATGGCTTTGCCTACCTCGTCGATTGCAACAGACTTGATCAAGCTCTTTAG
- the LOC112200189 gene encoding thioredoxin-like protein YLS8 isoform X1, translating into MSYLLPHLHSGWAVDQAILAEEERVVIIRFGHDWDETCMQMDEVLASVADKIKNFAVIYLVDISEVPDFNTMYELYDPSTVMFFFRNKHIMIDLGTGNNNKINWALKDKQEFIDIVETVYRGARKGRGLVIAPKDYSTKYRY; encoded by the exons ATGTCGTATTTGCTGCCGCACCTGCACTCAGGCTGGGCCGTCGACCAGGCGATTCTGGCCGAGGAAGAACGTGTTGTCATCATACGATTCGGCCATGATTGGGACGAGACTTGCATGCAG ATGGATGAAGTACTAGCATCAGTTGCTgacaaaattaaaaactttGCTGTCATTTACCTTGTGGACATTTCAGAGGTTCCTGATTTCAACACAATGTATGAGCTGTATGACCCATCCACAGTTATGTTCTTTTTCAGAAACAAGCACATTATGATTGACCTTGGCACTGGGAACAACAACAAGATTAACTGGGCTCTCAAGGACAAGCAAGAGTTCATTGACATTGTGGAGACAGTGTACCGTGGTGCAAGGAAGGGGCGTGGTCTGGTGATTGCTCCCAAGGATTACTCCACCAAGTACCGCTACTAA
- the LOC112200189 gene encoding thioredoxin-like protein YLS8 isoform X2: MTCIIYVQMDEVLASVADKIKNFAVIYLVDISEVPDFNTMYELYDPSTVMFFFRNKHIMIDLGTGNNNKINWALKDKQEFIDIVETVYRGARKGRGLVIAPKDYSTKYRY; this comes from the exons ATGACCTGTATCATATATGTGCAG ATGGATGAAGTACTAGCATCAGTTGCTgacaaaattaaaaactttGCTGTCATTTACCTTGTGGACATTTCAGAGGTTCCTGATTTCAACACAATGTATGAGCTGTATGACCCATCCACAGTTATGTTCTTTTTCAGAAACAAGCACATTATGATTGACCTTGGCACTGGGAACAACAACAAGATTAACTGGGCTCTCAAGGACAAGCAAGAGTTCATTGACATTGTGGAGACAGTGTACCGTGGTGCAAGGAAGGGGCGTGGTCTGGTGATTGCTCCCAAGGATTACTCCACCAAGTACCGCTACTAA